The nucleotide window GCGTGACTACACCAGACAGAAGTTTTTAGTTATCCAATAGGACCTTGTACATTGGGAATAGGTTTTATTCCCAGCCATTTGATATTAATCCCAGACAGAAGGCATAATCTCAGTGAGGTAAACCATTAGATATATTGTCATCAAGGAAATGAATAAACAGATTAGATTATTCCTAACAACAGCACCCTTACACAATGTCTTATTGGTCAATGAACGCCCGCTGCAGCCCCCACAATGAGATGAAAAGCAATCTGTAATAGTACTTCAGATTACTGTTGGTTGTCAATCAATGAGCCACCATtttatctatttctctctccccttctactTCTcatcttttccctctctccttctttcaaCCCATCCTGTTTCATCCTCTCTTTCCCGCCATCAGCTTTATGGGTGGCAGCTGGACTCCCCACACAGAACCAAAAGGAGGCTACTGCAGACATCGAGCACTCTTCCTTACTCTCCTCTGAGCGTGGTTTACAATGgaaaaacatgtatcctgtttagGGCCAGGAAGATTGCTATAAGGTTCAGGAACAGCACTTTAGTGGATCTCACAGAGAAGGCATTCGGCCCCGATGCACCGGTTGACACCAAAGGCTCCATGTGCAGCAAAGATAAAGCTACGTAAGTCTGCTCAGCGGCTGTAGATATTCCTGCCGCAGTTCAAGACACATGACTCTTCCTCGCTCTCCTGATATTTTGAAGGGTGAAGTAATGACAGTGCTATTGAATTTGCTTTCCCACCAGGCTTGTACTACGTTTTGGAGACGTGGAGGACTTGAGAGGACTTGCCATAAGGTTTGCTTCTTCATTCATTTTTACAGACAAATTTAGGCTTGAAAGACCATTATAAAAATTATAGATCGGCCCAGCGTTTTCCTGGCAGGTCACATGTTGGTCTGAAGTATATCGTGTGTGTTACAGTTTGGTTGTGATACTTGATATTTATATATTCTGTGTACTGTACACTAACTGTGTCTTTCTTgacaagagcatctgctaaatgactaaaaatgtaaatgtataatcAATGTATGAACTGTTTCCGACAGGCTACAGATGTCCAACACATTCTATGAGTCGGCAGGGCAGAACTGGTTTACTCTGGACAGCGTACACATCCACTACAACTGGACCCACGAGGCAACGTTCAACGCCAGCGACGTGTACGCTCCTAGTACCTACTCCTACCACTGTCAGCACGTCAGCAGTCTGCAGAAGTACGACACGCTGCTCGTACCAAGCTCCATCACAGACAACTCTGCAAACTGGCACATCACCTTCACAGACTTCCAGGTTGGCATGCGTTGTTTTTGCGGGAAGGCAACATTTTATGGCAGGAGGGGAGGGATGTTCTGATAGAGGAGCACGTTCTAATGGTTCTGTTGGAACCTCTGTAGCTACTCCTGTTGAAATGTAATGGATGACTTGTGCTGTTTGTTAAAACCATGATTTGTTCAAATTGCTGTGAAATAATAATGAATGATCGGTAAACAGGACTCCAACTTGTGTGTGGCTTTATTAAACTCTCCATAATACAGGACAGTTTCTAGTCATACCACCAGGTGGAACTATTGTTATACCGTTACACTACATTGTTAACGTATTGTATTTTATTGTGCTTGTGTATGAACCCAGACATATTCATGTTTATCTTTTTAAAGAGTTACATGATATAGAAATCCACAAGAATAGTTTTTATGTAATAACCTTTATGTGTTATGTATGTAATCTTTGCATTGTTTACTTTACTTGAAGATCTCACCTATATATTTATCTTTGCCCGACAGTTGCAATCGTTCAACGTGCTGTCCAACAAGTTTGCCTCAGCCAGCGACTGCGCTACGTTCTTCACTCCGGCAATCCTCATGGGTCTGAtcacctctctcatcctcctcctggTCCTGGCCTACGCTCTGCACATGGTGGTGCACCTCAAACACATCGACACCTACGAAGAGCACAAGACTACTGTCTACTTCCCTCGCAGCTCAGAGACTGCAGAATGCACCGATGCCACCGGCTCCACCGCCACTGAGAAAAACAGCCTGTAGGACTCTGTTTCCCAGGATCCACCTCAGTCTCCACCACTAGGAGTATAGACCGTTTCTGTAGTTGTCAGAGAGTGACTGTGCAGGGGCTCTGACTGAGACCCCTGATGGCTGGCAGACCGACTGATTGACTGACTCAACTCTAGATATAAAGCAACCTCCCATACTGAAGGACATGGTCATGTTGCCTGGACTTGATATGGTTGTCCACTCTGGCATTGCTGGGCTCAGGCAGTGGTTGTCCAAGCCCGGTAGATCCAATACTTTGCGGCTCAGCATCATCTGGTGGATTTGGAAACAACTTCGGAGGACACTAATCCTGAGACATCAACCACTTATCTGGCATTGCAAGTGAAAAATAAACTAATAATGATGTACTCTTGAATGAAATTCAAACTGATAAAAGCACAAAAAACTATTTATTTAGTTCCTTGTCAGTACTATAAATGCTGGTATATTGGATAAAGAAGTTTAATTTTAATATCCATACCCTAAACGGTACATACTGTAAAGGGTATGCAGTATATATTATCATGTAATTAATTCATCTTTGTTGGATACGCAATTGGTGACATTCTGATGTTTCAGACCTGCAGAGGATGTGTTTTCAAGAACTTGTCTTATTGCGAGCTTTTGTGAAAATAATACTGTATGTGAATTCTGGTTTTGTAAATTTTATTTGGTGTTTTTAATTTCTCAAATGTATATTCTTCTTGCAAGGTGGGTCTTCAATAGTTTTCCAGTTAAAACATTATATAGTCATTGAACTATTTAAAAAGCAGTTCATTAAATCAATTGCCAGAACCACATCAACAATTTACTGTGATATGCATCATGCCTATGGCTAGAAAATACATTTGCATACAACAGTACCCTACTCTGATGAGCAAAATTGTAAACATTTTCTAAGAACCTATTGTTATGTACGTTTCATTTATCTGTAGGCTATGTGTTTGGACAAAATAAACCCAAGTTGGCTCAAAGGTGTCCATTGCAATCtatcaaaatgtttaaaaaaaaaaaaagtttaaaggtccaatgcagccattttttatcaatatcaaatcatttctgggtaaaaaTCAGGTACCTGTAATAGACTTCTAGAAATATTTGCAAAAATACCTTTTTGGCTAAcaactatttctcaagcaagaattttgttaATTCTATctaggagtggtctgagtggcgAGAGAAAAAATGAAAACTAGCTGTCTTCAGAGAtaaatgggaggggttgaggggagctgaatgatgggactaaaaacaaacaaaagttaACTATTTTATAATAtcctgtgtccgtaaaatgtatatagtaagGAATatactggaagtagaagcctaagtgttattgttcaTTAGTTGACACCAAAtaaggggaggggtggtagggttaggggaaaataatgaaggaaaatatatacaaatatatagttgaagtcagaagtttacatacacctaggccAAATAaagtcctgacatttaatcctagtaaaaattccctgtcttaggtcagttaggatcaccactttattttaagaatgtgaaatgtcagaataatagtagagacaattatttatttcagctttaatttcttttatcacattcccagtgggtcagaagtttacactcaattagtatttggtagcattgcctttaaattgtttaacttgggtcaaatgtttcgggtagccttccacaagcttcccacaataagttgggtgaagtttggcccattcctactgacagagctggtgtaactgagtcaggattgtaggcctccttgctcatacacgctttttcagttctgcccacaaataggattgaggtgagggctttgtgatgatggccactcaaataccttgactttgttgtccttaagccattttgccacaactttggaagtatgcttggggtcattgtccatttggaagaaccatttgcgatcaagctttaacttcctgactgatatcttgagatgttgcttcaatatatccacatcattttccttcctcgtgatgccatctattttgttcagcgcaccagtccctcctgcaacaaagcacccccacaacatgatgctgccacccccgtgctacacggttgagatggtgttcttcggctt belongs to Salvelinus namaycush isolate Seneca chromosome 20, SaNama_1.0, whole genome shotgun sequence and includes:
- the LOC120065577 gene encoding V-type proton ATPase subunit S1-like protein, with translation MFADYEPRLERKNPRLLRGNVSSQDPRDGLASQSHSAASDGDSSLLAVEHPLRRVLQLYGWQLDSPHRTKRRLLQTSSTLPYSPLSVVYNGKTCILFRARKIAIRFRNSTLVDLTEKAFGPDAPVDTKGSMCSKDKATLVLRFGDVEDLRGLAIRLQMSNTFYESAGQNWFTLDSVHIHYNWTHEATFNASDVYAPSTYSYHCQHVSSLQKYDTLLVPSSITDNSANWHITFTDFQLQSFNVLSNKFASASDCATFFTPAILMGLITSLILLLVLAYALHMVVHLKHIDTYEEHKTTVYFPRSSETAECTDATGSTATEKNSL